The genomic region ACCGTGTGGACGGCAATGTATTGAACATTACGCCTGATATGCCGGTGCTGCGTAGTTACAAGGTGGATTATGTCAACATGTCACGTGATACCACAGGATTCATCGGTGCCGCGGCAGAGATTGCGAGCACTGGACGGGCAGCTGCGACTGGTGGGATCGGTGGGGCCAGTGGCGGCATGGGCGTCTCGGGCGCCAGTACGTCCGGTGCTTCCGGTACCGCGAATAGCTCACGCACTGCAGTCAACAGCGAGTCCAGAAATCACTTTTGGGAAACCTTGATCCAGAACCTCAAGGATATTCTTGCCGAGACTGATAAGGAGGTGATCATCACTCGCACTGGTACTGCATCTCAGACAGAGGATGCTGCTGCAACCCATGCCGAAGATGAAGCCTCATCCTCTATACAGGCACCGTCACGCAATAGCGCGGAAGAGCGCGAGCAGGCGCGTACGGAATACAGGACATTGTTTGCCGCCACTGTCATTGCCAGCCCGGAAACAGGCATCATCAGTGTGCGTGCGACCAACCGCCAGCATGAGAAAGTGCAGGAGTTCCTTGATAAGGTGATGGACAGCGCCAGGCGCCAGGTATTGATCGAGGCCTCCATCGTAGAAGTGACATTGAACGATACTTTTCAGGCTGGCATTGACTGGAGTCGGTTGGGCAATGGCTTCAATATGAGAAGTGAGCTCGGGTTGAGCTCTGTGCTGACGCCTGCGGGGATCGCAGGAACGGCAGGCACATCCGTTCCGTTCAGTGTGGGGTATTCGAGCACCAACAGTGATATTGATTTCAGCCTGCGGCTGTTGCGGCAATTCGGCGATACCAAGGTGCTGTCCAGTCCAAAGCTGATGGTATTGAACAACCAGACCGCCGTTCTCAAGGTAGTGGATAATCTGGTCTATTTTACCATTCAGTCGCAAATATCTCAGGGCACCGTCCAAGGCTCCGCCAACTTGCAGGCCGTGACCACTACGCCGAATACTGTGCCTGTGGGTGTCGTGATGAGCGTCACGCCTCAGATTAACGACTCAGGACTGGTAAATATCAATGTACGCCCTACTATTTCGCGGGTGTTGGGATACGTGGATGACCCCAATCCCCAGCTAGCTGCGGTGACACCACCGATCGTGAGCAGGATCCCTCAGATCCAGGTGCGTGAGCTGGAGTCAATGCTACAGATCAATAGCGGCAATACCGCAGTGCTTGGGGGCCTGATGCAGGACAATATCCAGCAAGCGACGGACAAGGTGCCGGGTATTGCTAAGGTGCCATTGGTGGGCAAGCTGTTCACCGCGCGCAGCAATTTCAATGTGAAGACCGAGCTGGTGATTTTCCTGCGGCCCATTGTGATTCGGAATGCCAGTCTGGAAAGTGATGAGCTCGCCTCATATAAGCAATACCTGCCTGCCCAGCAGTTGCAGAGGTTGATTGATGAGTCTGTTAATTAGCGCATTGCAAAAGGCGGAGCAGGCCAAACAACAGCCCTTGGAGAAGGCCGAGCTCGAGGAGTTCTTGCTGGATATCGCGCCAGCTGAACCTGTGCGTGGCGGCGAGGCCAACCAGCCTTCAGTAGCGGAAGCAGGTACGTCCCCGTCGATGGGCGAGCCTGCTGCACAACAGCGCGCGGCGGCTCAGCTGCTTGCCGCCAGGGCCGATAAGATAAAGCGGGATGCGCTGATTTCGCCATTTGCCCAGGGGCGTTTATTGCTTTTGCTGGTGCTGCTATTAGGGGGTGCCGTGTTCTGGTACTTGAACTCCTTGGACCAGCCGGAAGTGATGGTACCCAAGCCTGTAGTCATGAGTGCTGCACAGGATGCCAGCCAGCCCGAGCACGATCTTAGGGAAGCAAGTGTTGCTACACCCGAAGTGATGAAAGAGCCCAATCCTGTTCAGGCGCAAGAGCAAGCGGTGGGACTGTCTGCAGCCAGTACGCCCGCGAATGTCATAGCGCAGAAAACAGTGCCTCAGGTATTTGGTGAAGTGCCAATAACACCGGCTGATAACCAAATATCGGTCACTCGCAATCGTCCGGCGGCGGTGGTCAATCAATATGTGCTTACGGCCTATGAGGCATTCAACCGCGGCGATGATACGGCTGCGCAGCAAGCATACCGGCAAGCATTGCAGGCAGATGTGCGCAATATCGATGCGCTGCTGGGCATGGCGGCGATTGCAGCACGCCAAGGCCGGACGCAGGATGCCGTAGGGTGGTATCAGCAGGTGCTGCAGGTCGAGCCGCGCAACAGCATCGCACAGACAGCCTTGCTGGAATTGCAGGGGCAGGCCGATCCGCTGAGCAGTGAAACCCAGCTCAAGAACCTCATCGGCCAGCAGCCGGGGGAGGCCTACCTGCATGCCGCATTGGGCAACCATTATGCTGAACAAGGACAATGGCCGCTGGCGCAACAATCCTATTTCCAGGCGCACCACCTTGATACCGCCAATCCCGAATATGCATTCAATCTGGCGGTGAGCCTAGATCACCTGGGAAAACACAGCCTAGCATTGGAATATTATCAGCAGGCACAGGCATTACTGGCCGGCAATGACGCTGCGAGTGTGGACCAGGCACAGCTGGCTGCCAGGATACGCCAGCTTCAGTAGGGCTTTCCGCTCGTAGGATATGCCGTGGTTCGGGGTGCTCGGGCCCACACATAACGGAAGCAACATCATTCATGGTAGAACAACGTCGCAAGCTCCGCTTGGGGGAGTTAATGGTGCAGCAGGGGCTGATCAGCCAGGACCAGCTGCGTATCGCCCTCATGGAGCAGGAGCAGAGCAATATTCCGCTGGGGCGCCAGCTGGTGCGCCTGGGCTTCGTTACCGAAGCGATGGTGCGCGATCTGGTGGCGCATACCATTGGCCAGGAAAGTATCGATCTTGCCACGGTCGTGGCCGATGGCGAGGCGCTGAAAATGGTGCAGGAGAGTTTCGCGCGCCGCTATCATATCCTGCCGGTGGCATTCGATGCCAACACGCGGCAGTTGACTGTGGCAATGTCCGATATGTTCAACGTGGTGGCGCTGGACCAGTTGCGGGCGACTGTGGGCGCCCAGGTGCAGGTCAAGCCTGTGCTCGCCGCGGAGGCTCAGCTTGAAGACTATATTGACCAGTTCTACGGCTACGAGCTGTCGGTGGATGGCATTCTTCGCGAGATCGAGACTGGGGAAATCGACTACCAGAGCCTGCAGACAGGCGGGGACGAATATACCCAGCCGGTGGTGCGCTTGGTCGGTGCCCTACTCATGGATGCGGTGAAGCGCGGAGCATCTGATATCCACTTCGAACCCGAGTATGCCTTTCTGCGCATCCGTTACCGCATTGATGGTGTGCTGCAGCAAGTGCGCAGTCTGCACAAGACCTATTGGCCCGGCATTGCCGTGCGCCTCAAGGTCATCAGTGGCATGGACATTGCCGAGACGCGATCTCCGCAGGATGGACGCTTGAACATGAACCTGTCTGGCAGACCGATCGATTTCCGTGTTGCCAGCCATCCCACCATCCATGGCGAGAATATCGTACTGCGGGTGCTCGACCGCGAAAAGTCGATTATCCCGCTCGAGCGCATGGGCTTGCGCGATCAGGCGCTGGACGAGTTGAAGCTCATGATGACGCGGCCGGAGGGCATCGTCATCGTGACCGGCCCTACCGGCAGCGGCAAGACCACGACGCTCTATTCGCTGCTTTCCTTCCTCAATACCGAAGGCGTCAACATCATGACATTGGAAGACCCGGTCGAATATCCTGTGACCATGATGCGCCAGACCTCGGTGGCGGAAGTGAATAAAGTCGACTTTGCCAACGGCATCCGATCCATCATGCGCCAGGACCCGGACATTATCCTGGTGGGCGAGGTGCGGGATGCCGATACTGCCACCATGGCGT from Methylobacillus flagellatus KT harbors:
- the mshL gene encoding pilus (MSHA type) biogenesis protein MshL gives rise to the protein MVVNDVPVKEILFALARESKLNIDIHPAIQGRATLNAVDQTLPAILERLAKQVDLTYRVDGNVLNITPDMPVLRSYKVDYVNMSRDTTGFIGAAAEIASTGRAAATGGIGGASGGMGVSGASTSGASGTANSSRTAVNSESRNHFWETLIQNLKDILAETDKEVIITRTGTASQTEDAAATHAEDEASSSIQAPSRNSAEEREQARTEYRTLFAATVIASPETGIISVRATNRQHEKVQEFLDKVMDSARRQVLIEASIVEVTLNDTFQAGIDWSRLGNGFNMRSELGLSSVLTPAGIAGTAGTSVPFSVGYSSTNSDIDFSLRLLRQFGDTKVLSSPKLMVLNNQTAVLKVVDNLVYFTIQSQISQGTVQGSANLQAVTTTPNTVPVGVVMSVTPQINDSGLVNINVRPTISRVLGYVDDPNPQLAAVTPPIVSRIPQIQVRELESMLQINSGNTAVLGGLMQDNIQQATDKVPGIAKVPLVGKLFTARSNFNVKTELVIFLRPIVIRNASLESDELASYKQYLPAQQLQRLIDESVN
- a CDS encoding tetratricopeptide repeat protein, with product MSLLISALQKAEQAKQQPLEKAELEEFLLDIAPAEPVRGGEANQPSVAEAGTSPSMGEPAAQQRAAAQLLAARADKIKRDALISPFAQGRLLLLLVLLLGGAVFWYLNSLDQPEVMVPKPVVMSAAQDASQPEHDLREASVATPEVMKEPNPVQAQEQAVGLSAASTPANVIAQKTVPQVFGEVPITPADNQISVTRNRPAAVVNQYVLTAYEAFNRGDDTAAQQAYRQALQADVRNIDALLGMAAIAARQGRTQDAVGWYQQVLQVEPRNSIAQTALLELQGQADPLSSETQLKNLIGQQPGEAYLHAALGNHYAEQGQWPLAQQSYFQAHHLDTANPEYAFNLAVSLDHLGKHSLALEYYQQAQALLAGNDAASVDQAQLAARIRQLQ
- a CDS encoding GspE/PulE family protein, producing MVEQRRKLRLGELMVQQGLISQDQLRIALMEQEQSNIPLGRQLVRLGFVTEAMVRDLVAHTIGQESIDLATVVADGEALKMVQESFARRYHILPVAFDANTRQLTVAMSDMFNVVALDQLRATVGAQVQVKPVLAAEAQLEDYIDQFYGYELSVDGILREIETGEIDYQSLQTGGDEYTQPVVRLVGALLMDAVKRGASDIHFEPEYAFLRIRYRIDGVLQQVRSLHKTYWPGIAVRLKVISGMDIAETRSPQDGRLNMNLSGRPIDFRVASHPTIHGENIVLRVLDREKSIIPLERMGLRDQALDELKLMMTRPEGIVIVTGPTGSGKTTTLYSLLSFLNTEGVNIMTLEDPVEYPVTMMRQTSVAEVNKVDFANGIRSIMRQDPDIILVGEVRDADTATMAFRAAMTGHQVFTTLHTNSALGTFPRLLDIGISPDIMAGNIIGVVAQRLVRVLCQHCKEAYFPNDEERKLLGKNIRPDLRIHRAPGCKQCGYTGFRGRMAIMELLRVDSEMDALVARRAHFDEMRDLALRKGFVTLAEDGIRRIIEGHTSLAEVMRVIDLTSRVS